Genomic segment of Vulpes lagopus strain Blue_001 chromosome 7, ASM1834538v1, whole genome shotgun sequence:
CTTCGGTAGGAGGCGGGAGCTTCCCGGGGCGGAACGCACTGGGTCAGTGCTCCGGCCGCGGCTTCCCCAGTTCAAGGTGAcggggcccaggggaggggtCTCTTCGAGGACTGGCTCCTTGCTGATGGGCCTCTCCGGGCCAGGAGGGCTGGACTACCTCGTGCTGAACCACCTCGGCGCCACCCCGGCAGGCACGCGGTCCCGGAGCGTCCAGGGGACACGCTGGCTCCTGCAGGTGCGGCGCCCAGCGCCCTGTCCCTCCGATCCCACGTCAGGGCCTGCCCCTCCTGAGCCCCGCCCACCGCGCCAAGGCTCCGCCCCTCAAGTCCCGCCCCTtccaggccccggccccgcccctccgtgGCCGCGCCCACAGCTCCAAGGCCCCGCCCCTCAGGTCTAGCCCCTCGCAGGTCCCGCCTATAGCACCAAGGCCACTCCCcaccggccccgccccctcccgggcccCTCCCACAGCGCcaaggccccgcccctccgggccCCGCCACCCGCGGCGAGGCTCCGCCCCTCCCGGGCTGGCGTGCCTCGCGTTGCGGTGACTCGCCGTCGCCACCTGCAGGTGAACTTGCTGAGTTACGTGCAGCTGACCTCGCTGGCGCTGCCCAGCCTGACCGACAGCAGAGGCTCCCTGGTGGTCGTGTCCTCGCTGCTCGGTGCGTGCCCGCGGCCGGGGAGGCGGGCGGAcctggagagggcagggaggctCCGGAGGAGGGGGAGCGCCGTGTGGTCACGAGCGGCTGCGCCCCCGCGCTCCTAGGCCGCGTGCCCACGTCCTTCTCCAGCCCGTACTCGGCGGCCAAGTTCGCGCTGGACGGCTTCTTCGGCTCCCTGCGGCGGGAGCTGGACGTGCAGGACGTGAACGTGGCCATCACCGTGTGTGTCCTGGGCCTCCGGGACCGCGCCTCGGCCGCCGAGGCAGTCAGGTGAGGCCCGGGCCGTCAGGGgcagggggctgtggggggcGGCCCCGCCGCAGTCCCCAGCGCACCCTCCCGTCCCCAGGGGAGTCACGAGGGCCAAGGCGGCCCCGGGGCCCAAGGCGGCCCTGGCGGTGATCCGCGGCGGTGCCACCCGCGCCCCCAGCGTCTTCTACCCGTGGCGCTTCCACCTGCTGGGCCTGCTCCGGGGATGGCTGCCGCACCCGAGGGCCTGGTTCATCCGCCAGGAGCTCAACGTCACCGCTGTCGCCGCTGCCGCTGCCTGAGCTCCCGGGGCGGCGCTCCTTCGTCTTCCCAGAGGGGAGCCCTCCATCCAGCCGTCCCAGAGCGGCGACACCCATCGAGACACCTCTGAGCGGGTGGCCGAGGCCCGAGACAGAGTCAtcaagacagaaaaggaaaaccgAGAAAAACTTGCCAGCCCCTGGAAAGAGCCGCAGCTCCGAGTTTGCAAGCGCTGATCGTGTGCCAGGCACCTGGTCAGCGACTTGGAAGGCGTTTCCAGTCGTCCGGGCCACCGTGGGTGACGTGGTTGCtgcttccattttgcagatgagaaagctgaggctgaGAGAGGGGGCGTgaccctccccaggccccgggctgcaTCCATCAGGGCACCCGGGGAACCCTGGCCATTTCTTGGAACCACCGCATCCCTGGTCTCTTTCTGCTCGCTCAACCTTGGAGCGGCCCCCTACCCTTGCCCCCGTAGGTGACAGCCTTGAGGCCGCCCCTCCGCGGATGGGGTCCGGGGCGTGGAGGAGGGAAAGGATGTGCTCTGGGCTGGACCCAGCCTTCTGTTTCACAATAAAAACCCTTCTTTTGCACATAGGTTCAGATTGCttagtttttccattttgctGGTGGAGAGCAGGTAAAGAGGGATGTGTGTGCGGGGAGCAGACTCCTCCAGCCTCCATTTCTCCATTTCACAGTGGAGACCTCACTGGGGAAGTCGGGGGGAAGGAAGGGTACTGACGGGCTGAAGGCCTTGTTTGCGGTATGAAGGGTGGTGGTTTGGGCGCCAATAATGATCATGTGTATCAGACACCAAGCACTTGACTTCGGTGATCTTGCGGCATCTTCACAACCGGAAGTTGGTGCTactgttgtttccattttataagtAAGGACACGTGcttagagggagagaggcagtcCGCATAGGAGCTGGGATTCTGACATGGGACTTTAAACCAAGTGTGGGCTGTATCTATCTGCACATCACTGATGTTTACATTAACTAGTGAAAAATCGACACATCCTCTCCCTAAAATGACGAATCAGCGTGGTTTGCATAAAGAAAAAGCAGCTGTCCGGATAAAAACTGTAGAATGAATGCAATATTACAAAATGCTGGCTACTGTTGGCTGTGCAAGGGTCTAGAACGAGCAAGTGTCAGGAGGGTTAACCCCAAACAGACTAGCTCCAAATGGCAGACCATCGTTTGGGGGATAAGTAGGACTGAAAgataaaaaccaggaaaaaaaattttttttatggttcTACCGGGCCTCCGGTCCCTGCACCATCTGAAATTACATCAAATGATATCAAATGTATTAAAGGGCACTATACCAAATCGCCCTCTTGAGTTCTAATGCGTCAGAGTTTGGCGTCATATCGAATGAAACCAATACCTgtttatgagttttattttgtgccagtgccatcgTATCGTAGCCGAACAGTTTGGAATGGGTGGGTGCTCTTTTTGTCCTGAGCCTATACATGAAGCAAGTCAGGTCCTGGGAGGTGAAGCCCCTGGCGCAGGGTCAGCAAGCCAGCGGCCGAGGTGGGATTCCAGCCAGCCAGCTGCGGAAGGAGGATTCGAACTCCCAACCGCCGGGGAAGGACGCGCAGCCGGGGCTGAAGCGTGGTTTGGGCCGGCGGGTGCAAGCGCGCACGCGCAGGGGCCGCGCGGCCTCCAGCCGCCAGGGGGAGCGCGCGGCCTCCCGGCCCTctggcccgcccgccccgcgggaGCTAGATATCCCAGAGTTCCGCGGGCCCACGGCCCTTCCGCCGCCGGAGCCGCGAGCAGCAGCAGGTCAGTGGGCGCCGGCCGAGTAGGATCCGCCGCCATCCCCTGtcgggggccccggggcggctCAGGGCCGTGGCCGGGCGCAGCGAGCGAGTCCGGGGGAGTCGGGACGCGGGGTTCCGGGCGGCGGGGGCCCGAGCCCGGACTCACCTCCGCGTCCGTCCCCCCAGCCGTCTGCAGCCATGGCTCTGCGCTACCCCATGGCCGTGGGCCTCAACAAGGGCCACAAGGTGACGAAGAACGTGAGCAAGCCGAGGCACAGCCGCCGCCGCGGGGTGAGTGCGGgcggggacgggggtggggggcggggggcgggcgcggaCCGGGGCCCCGCGCGCCGAGCCCCGAGCGCCGAGCCCCGAGCCCTGACCCCTGACCGCGGCCCGGCGGCGCCCCGTCCCCGCAGCGCCTCACCAAGCACACCAAGTTCGTGCGGGACATGATCCGGGAGGTGTGCGGCTTCGCCCCGTACGAGCGGCGGGCCATGGAGCTGCTCAAGGTGTCCAAGGACAAGCGCGCCCTCAAGTTCATCAAGAAGCGGGtaggtgggggtcgggggggggcggggcagccgGACCCCGACCCCGGGCCCGCGCCGACCGCTCTCCCCGCGCCGCAGGTCGGGACGCACATCCGCgccaagaggaagagagaggagctgAGCAACGTGCTGGCGGCCATGCGGAAAGCGGCCGCCAAGAAGGACtgagcccctccccagccccgtaATAATAAAGCCTTCTCGGAACCTCGCGGTCCTGTGCTGGTCCGGCGCACCGGGGGGGGGGTGTCGGGGCCGGGATCGGGGCGCTGCACAGACACGCGGCAGCCGGCAGTACTGGAAAGGGTTTTAATCATCATTAAATAGTTCATCTGTGCCGGACTCCGTGATTAAGCCAAGTCCTTGCGCGCGGGCCTCTGAGCCTCCTGGCGGCGCAGCTGCCCAGAGCTCCGGCCCCGGTGCCCTGTGGCCCCACCGGGCCGCCCGTGCCAGCGGAGCCCGGGCTGCCGTCACCGCTCCACGGCCAGGGCCTCCGCGGGCTCCTCGGGGAAGGCGATGCTGAAGATCTCGCGGTAGTGCTCCACGAAGTGGACCTCCAGGCCCTCGGTGATGAAGGCCGCCAGGTCGTAGAAGTCCTTCTTGTTCTCGGCTGGCAGCACGATGCACGTCACTCCAGCACGCTTTGCCTGGAAGGGAGGTGCGGCAGGTCGGCCTGGCGGGAAGGACCCCAGCCTGGCTCCCCCCGCTCGGGGgctcccagcagcagcagctggaccCCACGCCTGGCCTCTGGTCCTGGAACCTGctctcccagggccccgggaggCTTTGTGCACGTCCTGCCAGCACCTGTGAGCTCCTGAGCTCCCCTAACCGAGAAGCTGGCCTAGGAAGGGCCCAGTCTCTGGACCAAGGCCAGCGACCCCACGGCTGCTGTGGGGGTAGAGCTGACTCACCTGTGAGGGGCTGTATGGCTGcctctgaccccccccccaagggaGGAAAGCAAGGCTCAGGGTGGAGGGCCTGTGCATGTCCCAGCCACAGACCCTGCCTTGTCCAAGGGGCAGGGGACACAGGAGGGCCAGGTTTCAGATGGCAGGGGTCAACGAAGGGGGACGGGGGGGGGAGTCCAACAGAGGGTCAACTGGTCAGGGTAGACCTCTCCTTACAGCCCCATATGCCAGCCCGTCCTGCTTTCTGCACCCCTCACTCTCAGTGCTTCGTTGAGGGGGAAGCAGGAGCCCTAAGCTCAGGACCACTACAGGGTGGGGTCAGCTGGGACACTCCGCTCCACCTGGGGCTACGGCCACCTCCTGCCACTTGAGACCAACAGCACAGGTGCAAAGTGACAGGACAGTGCCACAACGTGGGGTCTCTGGTCCAGATTCTCTCCAAGGGGCTGGGGTTCCCAACCCCAGGGGGAAGGGGTGACACTCACTGCGATGGTCTTCTCCTTGATGCCACCCACCGGCAGAATCTTGCCCGTGAGGGAGACCTCGCCCGTCATGGCCAGGTTGGGCCGTACTGGCCGGTCCATGGCCAGGGAGAGCAGGGCCGTGACAATGGTGCAGCCGGCACTTGGGCCATCCTTGGGGGTGGCGCCCTGGTGGGGAGatgcaggtggggggtgggcaggctgcataggggctgggcccaggccagggggctgggggtTAGAGATGGGAGGTGAGGCCTCACCTCAGGGACGTGCAGGTGGATGTGGGAGGTCACCAGGTAGTCGTTGGTGGGGTCGTGTTGCATAAGGAAGGCCCTGGCGAAGGTGTAGGCGATGCGAGCACTCTCCTTCATCACATCCCCCAGCTGGCCTGTCACCTCCAGGCTTCCATCCTTGTCCCCCTTGCTATCCTTGTCTCTTGGCCTCCGAGGGGAGGTCTCAACAAACAGCGTGGAGCCCCCTGGGAGACCAGCAGGCAGAGACTGAACAGTGGGACCCCTCAGACCCTCAGTGGGGCCACTAGgaacccctcccccacctgcaaCACTGTCCCTCCCCTAGCTCTCCCTGGCCTACTGCCCGCTCATCCTCCACGTCCCGGCCCCTGCACTGGCCCGTCCCGGCCCCTGCACTGGCCTGCAGTCAGACTGCCGCTGGCCTCTGCTTCGGCCTGCCCCCGTGTACACGGACACCGCGAGTGCGCAGCCTGCCAGCTCCAAACCCTGATTCCTTGAAATCCAGTCCAAGTAAGCAGACCCTGCACCCTTCAGAGCCTGCGCGCTTCCCATAGCCCCCCCAACAGCACCACCCTGCCGCCACCCTGGAGCTGAGAgaccagcctccctgctgagtgaggtcACCTGGACAAGGAAGCCCCCTGCTGGGTGTCATTTCCCCCCACAAGGCAAAAGGGATTTCCCTCAATGCAAATAACCCTTCTTGATCAGCCCCTGGTGTCTCAACTCACTTCactgagtgggggggaggggggaaggggtgcAGGACTCGGGGTCTGCAGTTGTCAGCCCTCCTGTGGCTCCCAGGGAGGAAGTGCGGCACCATCCCCCCGACCCcgcccagccccaggccacctCCTGGCCCAGGCTGCTCACCCATGGCAGTCCAGGCCAGTCCCATGACCACGCCAGGGGGCGTCACGTCGTACATGCGCTCCACAGTGAACACGGGCTTCCCCACAAAGTCCTGCAGATTCTCTGGCGTCACCTCTACGAGGTCCGCCTCCCCACTGACAATCTTGTAGGCGGACTTCCGTAACACCTGGAGCAGGCAAGGCAGCCGAGTGGGCATGGGCCCTCACCCCAGTTAATTTTTaacattgtggtaaaatacaaaaCATGATCATTTCACCCCTTTGTAAGCTTACAGCTTCACGGCATGAAGCGCATTCACATGGTCGTGCAGCCATCTCTACCGTCCAGCTGTAGAACTTTCCACCTCCCCAAACTAAGACCCTGTCCCCAGGAAGCACCGGCTTCCTGCTCCACCCCTGGCTCCCACCGCCTGTCTCTGTGGACAGGATGCCTCTAGGGACCCCCCAAGGTGGGATCTGCAGGATGTGTCCTGCCTGGGGTGGCATCCTGTCTTCCAGGCCCTCCTTCCGCCGCACAGGCTGCAGACCCTGCCCTCCTGGTCTGTCTGCCCAGCTCACCTTCTCCACCTGCTTCTGCAGGTTGCGCACACCACTCTCCCGGCAGTACTGCTTGATGAGGAGGGTCAGCACGTCTGATGACAGCTTGGCTTTGCTCTCATCCAAGCCACACAGGGCACGGGCCTGAGGCACCAGGTACCGCTGGCAGGGAGGAGAATGCTGCCATTGGGACCCCAGGGCCTCTTCCATGGCTCCCACTTACCATCACACCTTCCCAAGACTGGCTGGCTAAGACCATGGAGGTGGGCCCAGCAcctgcctgcagggagctcgactcagcccccagggtgggggtgagcCAGGGGAAGGCTGCCCCAGGAGGTGACATCAAAGCTGAGACCCAAGGGTAAGGAACCAGCAAggcaaggagggaggcagggggtcTGGGCAGAGAGCACGGCAGGTGCCAGGATGCCCCATAGTGAGTGCACACGTGCCCAGCCTGCCTCTTCCAGAAGCTCCCAGGCCTCTGCTCCTGCTGCATCGTCTGCCCAGATTCCATTCCTGCCCTTCCTGAGACACCCCCCCTCCAGGAAGGTCTCCCCTGATCCCTGGGCTCAGCCCATTCCCACTGAGGATCCGAGTCAGGGTAAGTGGCTGCCACCCCGGGCAGACAAGAATGGGAAGGTCACTAGAGGCTCCAAGGTCACACCCACAGTCCAGCCCAACTCCTGCCACACGGCAGTCAAGGGACACTCTAGGGACAGACAGTCCTGAGCACTAACTGGGGGTGGAGGGCACCTGAGACACGAAGGGCACGACCATGCACGCCAGTACGTGGGGTGGCTGACATGGCCTGGCCCTGAAGCCTCTGGGAGTCCGTGTTCTTCTTGTCAtcattttaaaggtttaaaagtCCCCTGTCCAGGTCCCCAAGCCCGCCCCTCCTTGGCCAGGTGGGGAGGTCCCAGAACCCCTGTAACTACATCTACCTAGAGCTCACCTGGCTCCCCACCCAACCCAGGAGACAAGCCCTAAGGGCTGGGACCCAGCACCCGAGCTCAGGGAGAAAGTGCTCAACCCTTTACAGAACAGAAACACTGGGTTAAAacactttccctttcctctggaCGGaatctgctctgctctgcttaGCATCCTTCAGGGTAGAAATCCAGCCCCCAGCCTAGGGAGATCACGGATGTCTAGGAAACGCAGAATCCCGGGTGAGCCTCAGCCTAGGACACGTGTTATGCGGTCACAGAACTCAGGCACCCACGGCTGGTGGGAAAATGGGGGCAGGTGTACCTGCACTGAACCCGGCCAcccagccccagggccacccCAGCGACAGGTGTGCTGCAGGATGGGGGTGACGTGCTGATGGGGCAGGTGATGATCAGGGCTGAGCACACAGTCCCCAGCAGTGCACAGGTAGGCCTGAACCCTGAAAGCCCAGGAGAGACTGTTCTCTCTGTCACGTTTGGGGGCAGTCTCTCCCTTGTTCCTGTTCTGGGCCCCGGGAGAATGGGGTAGCAGAAATCTGTACCAGGTGGGACTTTGACCCCAGGTCCTGACACCAGAGCCCTGAGACCCTGGATTTCTCTGAGAGGCAGAGTGAGCGGGGCGGCTGCTGGTAGCTAcggcccctccccaccacacctgAGCCTGCGCAGTGAGGCAGCTCCTGGAGCAGGGCTTCGATGGTCAAAGGGATGGAATCTTCAGCCTCAGCCCTGACccccagggagagaggagggctgGAGGGGGAGCCAGTCACCAGTGCCTAGAGTTTACTCAACAATGCACATGGAATGAAGCCTCTATAAACATCGTAGGCCATGGAGCTGGGAGAAAGCGGAGGTGCTGGGAGGTGCTGGGTGGCGCACCCAGGGAGCGCACAGAAGCCCCTGCCCCCTTGCTGGGCTTGATGCAGCTTTTTCAGCTGTTCCCTAGTTGTAGCCTTCATGATAAACTAGTAACTACATGACCTAAGTTCCAGGAGCTGTTACAGTAAGCCATCAAACCCCAAGAGCAGGTTGTGGGAAAGCCCCACCCACAGCCAGCAGGGCAGAGGAAAGGAAGCCCCGGGATGCGCAACTGGCATCTGAGGCAGGGGCAGCCGGTGGTCCTGAGCAGTCCGCCTGCGGGGTCTGACGCCAACTCCAGGCAGAACCGGACTCTGAGCTCCTGGACACCCAGGCagagaggtgggcggggtgggACACCTGCGCTGGTGTCAGAGCTGTGCTGGTACATGGTTCACAGCAGGCCTCACCTCTGCTCTTGGTGATGCTCAGGCTACAGAAGTGGGCAGAGCCTGGCCATCCCCTCTCCGAGCAGGGCCACTGTGGACTGTCCCCCCCCAAACCCCAGCTCTGCTTAGGAGCCTGGGCACGTGGGGGTGCTCAAACATGCCTCCAGCCCCCACTGCTAGGGGTACCCTCTTCTGTCTAGAGCTGGGGTGagggtcctgccctcacctcTGCGATGGCGAGCTTCTCCTGGGCCACATAGCCAGACACGTTGATCATCTCCATCCGGTCCCTCAGTGGCTCTGGGATGGTCTCGGTGACATTGGCCGTGCAGATGAACAGCACCTGGGGAAGGCGGCAGGGAGGTATGGATGCCTggccaccctgcccctccccactgggcCCAGCTCCCCGGCAGGACACACACCTTGGACAAGTCCACAGGCACGTCCAGGTAATGATCCAGAAAGTTGGCGTTCTGCTCGGGGTCCAGCAGCTCGAGCAGTGCCGACGAGGGGTCCCCCTGGTAGCCTCGGCCAATCTTGTCCACCTGAAGGGGCAGCAGAAGGCAGGTAGTTTGGGTACCTTGCCCGCTCCTCGCGTCTGCCTGCCAGACACTCCTGGTGGGAGGTGGCTGGGTGGGACCAGATTTCACCAGCACCAGGGTGGTGGGGTGCGGGGATGGGAAGGGGGACCAGGCAAGCCCTGAGTGAGGGGTGCAAGGGCACACAGGGGATCTGCTGAGGCAGGAGAGACGCTGCAGTGAGGCCACCCAGTGACTGGGGACAATCAAAATGGCAGGGAACACAGGTCTGATCTTGGATACATAATCTGCCAAAGCTCTGACCTAGGAAGGCCCAAGGGACCGTGTCTGACCTTGGGGAAGGATGCTAGGGACAGAGCCGTGCTGCCTTGTCAGCTCCGAGGCCGGCCCCACGCCCAGCCCTCCGTCCATGCGCACCTC
This window contains:
- the HSD11B1L gene encoding hydroxysteroid 11-beta-dehydrogenase 1-like protein isoform X3, whose translation is MKVLLLTGLGALFFSYYWDDNFDPASLQGARVLLTGASAGVGEELAYHYARLGSHLVLTAHTEAFLQKVVGNCRKLGAPEVFYIAADMASPEVPGRVVQFALDKLVQGDGAQGRGLFEDWLLADGPLRARRAGLPRAEPPRRHPGRHAVPERPGDTLAPAGELAELRAADLAGAAQPDRQQRLPGGRVLAARPRAHVLLQPVLGGQVRAGRLLRLPAAGAGRAGRERGHHRVCPGPPGPRLGRRGSQRLLPVALPPAGPAPGMAAAPEGLVHPPGAQRHRCRRCRCLSSRGGAPSSSQRGALHPAVPERRHPSRHL
- the HSD11B1L gene encoding hydroxysteroid 11-beta-dehydrogenase 1-like protein isoform X1, which encodes MKVLLLTGLGALFFSYYWDDNFDPASLQGARVLLTGASAGVGEELAYHYARLGSHLVLTAHTEAFLQKVVGNCRKLGAPEVFYIAADMASPEVPGRVVQFALDKLVQGDGAQGRGLFEDWLLADGPLRARRAGLPRAEPPRRHPGRHAVPERPGDTLAPAGELAELRAADLAGAAQPDRQQRLPGGRVLAARPRAHVLLQPVLGGQVRAGRLLRLPAAGAGRAGRERGHHRVCPGPPGPRLGRRGSQGSHEGQGGPGAQGGPGGDPRRCHPRPQRLLPVALPPAGPAPGMAAAPEGLVHPPGAQRHRCRRCRCLSSRGGAPSSSQRGALHPAVPERRHPSRHL
- the HSD11B1L gene encoding hydroxysteroid 11-beta-dehydrogenase 1-like protein isoform X8; translated protein: MKVLLLTGLGALFFSYYWDDNFDPASLQGARVLLTGASAGVGEELAYHYARLGSHLVLTAHTEAFLQKVVGNCRKLGAPEVFYIAADMASPEVPGRVVQFALDKLVQGDGAQGRGLFEDWLLADGPLRARRAGLPRAEPPRRHPGRHAVPERPGDTLAPAGELAELRAADLAGAAQPDRQQRLPGGRVLAARPRAHVLLQPVLGGQVRAGRLLRLPAAGAGRAGRERGHHRVCPGPPGPRLGRRGSQELNVTAVAAAAA
- the HSD11B1L gene encoding hydroxysteroid 11-beta-dehydrogenase 1-like protein isoform X9: MGLSGPGGLDYLVLNHLGATPAGTRSRSVQGTRWLLQVNLLSYVQLTSLALPSLTDSRGSLVVVSSLLGRVPTSFSSPYSAAKFALDGFFGSLRRELDVQDVNVAITVCVLGLRDRASAAEAVRSSTSPLSPLPLPELPGRRSFVFPEGSPPSSRPRAATPIETPLSGWPRPETESSRQKRKTEKNLPAPGKSRSSEFASADRVPGTWSATWKAFPVVRATVGDVVAASILQMRKLRLREGA
- the HSD11B1L gene encoding hydroxysteroid 11-beta-dehydrogenase 1-like protein isoform X4, with the translated sequence MTTSTLPPGSPGAADRGQRRRRGGAGLSLRSPGLPPGAHGPHRGFSAEGGRELPEAGRSRGLLHRCGHGLPRGARARGAVCAGQAGRAGLPRAEPPRRHPGRHAVPERPGDTLAPAGELAELRAADLAGAAQPDRQQRLPGGRVLAARPRAHVLLQPVLGGQVRAGRLLRLPAAGAGRAGRERGHHRVCPGPPGPRLGRRGSQGSHEGQGGPGAQGGPGGDPRRCHPRPQRLLPVALPPAGPAPGMAAAPEGLVHPPGAQRHRCRRCRCLSSRGGAPSSSQRGALHPAVPERRHPSRHL
- the HSD11B1L gene encoding hydroxysteroid 11-beta-dehydrogenase 1-like protein isoform X5; this translates as MKVLLLTGLGALFFSYYWDDNFDPASLQGARVLLTGASAGVGEELAYHYARLGSHLVLTAHTEAFLQKVVGNCRKLGAPEVFYIAADMASPEVPGRVVQFALDKLGGLDYLVLNHLGATPAGTRSRSVQGTRWLLQVNLLSYVQLTSLALPSLTDSRGSLVVVSSLLGRVPTSFSSPYSAAKFALDGFFGSLRRELDVQDVNVAITVCVLGLRDRASAAEAVRGVTRAKAAPGPKAALAVIRGGATRAPSVFYPWRFHLLGLLRGWLPHPRAWFIRQELNVTAVAAAAA
- the HSD11B1L gene encoding hydroxysteroid 11-beta-dehydrogenase 1-like protein isoform X7; this encodes MKVLLLTGLGALFFSYYWDDNFDPASLQGARVLLTGASAGVGEELAYHYARLGSHLVLTAHTEAFLQKVVGNCRKLGAPEVFYIAADMASPEVPGRVVQFALDKLGGLDYLVLNHLGATPAGTRSRSVQGTRWLLQVNLLSYVQLTSLALPSLTDSRGSLVVVSSLLGRVPTSFSSPYSAAKFALDGFFGSLRRELDVQDVNVAITVCVLGLRDRASAAEAVSVFYPWRFHLLGLLRGWLPHPRAWFIRQELNVTAVAAAAA
- the HSD11B1L gene encoding hydroxysteroid 11-beta-dehydrogenase 1-like protein isoform X2 — protein: MKVLLLTGLGALFFSYYWDDNFDPASLQGARVLLTGASAGVGEELAYHYARLGSHLVLTAHTEAFLQKVVGNCRKLGAPEVFYIAADMASPEVPGRVVQFALDKLGGLDYLVLNHLGATPAGTRSRSVQGTRWLLQVNLLSYVQLTSLALPSLTDSRGSLVVVSSLLGRVPTSFSSPYSAAKFALDGFFGSLRRELDVQDVNVAITVCVLGLRDRASAAEAVRSSTSPLSPLPLPELPGRRSFVFPEGSPPSSRPRAATPIETPLSGWPRPETESSRQKRKTEKNLPAPGKSRSSEFASADRVPGTWSATWKAFPVVRATVGDVVAASILQMRKLRLREGA
- the HSD11B1L gene encoding hydroxysteroid 11-beta-dehydrogenase 1-like protein isoform X6; this encodes MTTSTLPPGSPGAADRGQRRRRGGAGLSLRSPGLPPGAHGPHRGFSAEGGLDYLVLNHLGATPAGTRSRSVQGTRWLLQVNLLSYVQLTSLALPSLTDSRGSLVVVSSLLGRVPTSFSSPYSAAKFALDGFFGSLRRELDVQDVNVAITVCVLGLRDRASAAEAVRSSTSPLSPLPLPELPGRRSFVFPEGSPPSSRPRAATPIETPLSGWPRPETESSRQKRKTEKNLPAPGKSRSSEFASADRVPGTWSATWKAFPVVRATVGDVVAASILQMRKLRLREGA
- the RPL36 gene encoding 60S ribosomal protein L36 is translated as MALRYPMAVGLNKGHKVTKNVSKPRHSRRRGRLTKHTKFVRDMIREVCGFAPYERRAMELLKVSKDKRALKFIKKRVGTHIRAKRKREELSNVLAAMRKAAAKKD